The region GGCAGGCCGCGGCTTTTAACGATTTCATAACTATTATTAATGATCGCTGGGCAGGGATAGAGATAGATCATCTCCAGGTTCAGGTTCAAGGTCGGCTGGCCGCCGAGCAAATTGAGGAAGCGATAAGCTATGGAAACTCGCAAGCCGAGCAATACGATGCTTTGGTTCTCATTCGTGGCGGCGGCAGTGCCGAAGACCTCCAGGCTTTCAATACCGAGCAAGTAGTGAGGGCAGTGTACGGGAGCACCTTGCCTACAATGGTGGCGATCGGGCATGAGGACGATGTTAGCCTGGCCGAGCTAGTGGCCGATGTGAGGGCAGCCACCCCAACTGACGCAGCCCGGCGTTTGGTCCCTGATAAATCAGAGCTTCTGGCGCGTATAAGTGCCACCAGGCAGGGCATGCTAAGCCTGCTCGGATCGCAGATAAGTAGCTCTAGGGCTCAGCTGGATAGATTCTATTACAGTATAGAGCTAAGGGTAAACGCTCTCAGGCACGACTCGGCCGAAGTGTTTAATCGTAGCTGTAATGCGATGGATCAGATATTGGTGCAGTCCAAAAACCATTTATCGGGCCGTCGGCAGTTGCTCGCCAGCCTGGATCCTAGGGCTATCCTGGCTCGAGGCTATAGTATTGCTCGAATTGGAGGGCGAGTTTTGAGCTCATCAAGTGACTACAGCATAGGCGATACCGTTGTGATACAATTGCATGAAGGCATAATCACCATAAAGGAAGGTTCCAA is a window of Patescibacteria group bacterium DNA encoding:
- the xseA gene encoding exodeoxyribonuclease VII large subunit, translating into MKNESITVSEFNALINQTLSFAYPEIVVEGEVSSYKLSQGKWVFFDLKDSASVVGCFMPIFNLKSSLEDGMLIRVKAVPQVTKWGKFSLTVRDIELAGEGSAKRDFELMKQKFEKEGLFSQDRKRSLPDIPERILLITSRQAAAFNDFITIINDRWAGIEIDHLQVQVQGRLAAEQIEEAISYGNSQAEQYDALVLIRGGGSAEDLQAFNTEQVVRAVYGSTLPTMVAIGHEDDVSLAELVADVRAATPTDAARRLVPDKSELLARISATRQGMLSLLGSQISSSRAQLDRFYYSIELRVNALRHDSAEVFNRSCNAMDQILVQSKNHLSGRRQLLASLDPRAILARGYSIARIGGRVLSSSSDYSIGDTVVIQLHEGIITIKEGSNRKNEDQQSIQF